A region from the Ciconia boyciana chromosome 1, ASM3463844v1, whole genome shotgun sequence genome encodes:
- the FAM181B gene encoding protein FAM181B: protein MAVPAALLSPHHLLSFCFPAGSGLLGYADLEKGYEGGGGGEAGDFKEATRDLLSFIDSASSNIKLALDKPVKSKRKVNHRKYLQKQIKRCTGIIAAAPPPPPPPAPPPPAAAASPPAACPAKPPPRREASQAASSLQSKSLAALFGSLQQGRGPAGGGGGEAAGGGAGGGGGGGGGGAAGGPRKVPLRDRNLPPSFFTEPALPAAASARGPPPGAKELEKGGGGGGAEAAEFFELLGPEYGALLPEHAAPPDAFPGGAAARLPAELGLEHGLYEAPLPLPAAHHPLLGGLLYPEPPWSPAGPCSPPKKAPAEALRPLYPGGGEPAPGGGGGGGGGSEEPGGHLSAGFAPFFPECPLPPPQVPYDYGAGYHRAAYSGL, encoded by the coding sequence atGGCCGTGCCAGCCGCGCTGCTCAGCCCCCACCACCTcctctccttctgcttccccGCCGGCAGCGGCCTCCTGGGCTATGCCGACCTGGAGAAGGGCTacgagggcggcggcgggggcgaggCGGGGGACTTTAAAGAAGCCACCAGGGACCTGCTGAGCTTCATCGACTCGGCCTCCAGCAACATCAAGCTGGCGCTGGACAAGCCGGTGAAGTCCAAGCGGAAGGTGAACCACAGGAAGTACCTGCAGAAGCAGATCAAGCGCTGCACCGGCATCatcgccgccgccccgccgccgccgccgccgcccgctccgccgccgcccgccgccgccgcctccccgcccgccgcctgccccgccaagcccccgccgcgccgggaggCCTCGCAGGCGGCCAGCAGCCTCCAGAGCAAGAGCCTGGCGGCCCTCTTcggctccctgcagcagggccgggggccggcgggcggcggcggcggagagGCGGCGggcggtggggcggggggcggcggcggcggcggcggcggcggggcggcgggcggcccgcgGAAGGTGCCGCTGCGGGACCGCAACCTGCCGCCCTCCTTCTTCACGgagccggcgctgcccgccgccgcctccgcccgcgggccgccgccgggcgccaaggagctggagaagggcGGCGGTGGAGGCGGCGCGGAGGCGGCCGAGTTCTTCGAGCTGCTGGGCCCCGAGTACGGCGCGCTGCTGCCCGAGCACGCCGCCCCGCCGGACGCCTTccccggcggcgccgccgcccgcctgcccgccgAGCTGGGCCTGGAGCACGGCCTCTACGAAgcgccgctgccgctgcccgccgcccaCCACCCGCTGCTGGGCGGGCTGCTCTACCCCGAGCCGCCCTGGAGCCCGGCCGGGCCCTGCAGCCCGCCCAAGAAGGCGCCGGCCGAGGCGCTGCGCCCGCTCTaccccggcggcggggagccggcccccggcggcggcggcggcggcggcggcggcagcgagGAGCCGGGCGGGCACCTGTCGGCGGGGTTCGCCCCCTTCTTCCCCGAgtgcccgctgcccccgccgcaGGTGCCCTACGACTACGGCGCCGGCTACCACCGCGCCGCCTACTCCGGCCTGTAG